In Alteromonas sp. RKMC-009, the genomic stretch CAGCAATTGCGTGAAAAAGGGCTTATCCCCTTAGAAGTTGAACTGGTAGCGGAAAAATCCGGCGGGAAATCACAGGGCTTTTCTCTGTTCCGTCCGCGTATTTCAGCCGCGGATCTGTCGTTGATCACCCGTCAGCTCTCTACCCTCATTGAATCTGCCCTGCCTATCGAAGAAGCGTTACTGGCGGTGGCGGAACAAAGTGAAAAACCCCGTCATAAAAATATGATGATGGCAGTTCGTAGTAAAGTAGTGGAAGGTCATGGTCTTGCAGATGCCATGAACCAGTTCCCCGGGGTGTTCGACGAACTCTACCGCGCTATGGTGGCAGCCGGTGAAAAATCCGGTCACCTTGACGTAGTATTAAACCGTCTTGCCGATTACACGGAACGAAGACAGCAAACCCGTAGTCAGATAACCCAGGCGCTGGTGTACCCGTCCATTATGCTGGTGTTTGCCATTGGTGTTATTTCACTGCTGCTGACCATAGTCGTGCCTAAAATTGTGGGTAACTTTACAAACATGGGGCAGGAGCTGCCGGCCATCACTCAGTTTCTTATCGATTTGAGTGAATGGATGCAGAGTTACGGTCTGATTGTTTTACTGCTGATTTTCATTCTGATTGCCGCAGGTAACCGGCTTGTGCAACAGCCTGCCATGAAGTTGAAATATCATCAGTTAATATTACGCTTACCCGTGGTCGGAAAAGTCAGTAAAAGCCTGAATACCGCGAGGTTTGCCCGCACATTGAGTATTTTGACATCCAGTGCGGTTCCGCTGCTTGAAGCCATGCGCATTTCAGCGGATGTGCTGCAAAATCAGCATATCAAGAATCAAATAAACGAAGCGGCGGTCAATGTAAAAGAAGGCAGCAGCTTACGGGCAGCGCTGGATAACACCAGGATGTTTCCTCCGATGATGATGCACATGATTGCATCCGGCGAGAAATCCGGTGAATTACAACAAATGCTGGGCCGCGCTGCGGATAACCAGGAACGGGAATTTGAGACACAGGTCAGTATTTCCCTGAAAATTTTTGAACCTATGTTGATTGTGGTGATGGCTCTTGTGGTGCTGTTCATTGTAATGGCCATCCTGCAACCGATTTTAGCTATGAACAAAATGGTGAATATCTAATGAGAAAAATGAGAAGACATGCCGGTTTTACCCTGATTGAAGTCATGATCGTACTGGTGATCATCGGCATCATCGCTTCAATGGTATTACCCAACGTTATCGGCAATCAGGAAATCGCTCAGAAGAAAAAAGCAGCGGTAGACATTCAGCAGCTTGAAGGTGCTATTGCCATGTATAAAATGCAGGCAAACCGCTTCCCGACCACGGAACAGGGCCTTGAAGCACTGGTTCAGGCTCCGACTATCGAACCCATTCCGAAAAACTATCCCAAAGGCGGCATCATTCAGCGCCTGCCGGAAGATCCCTGGGGCAATCCTTACCAGTTCATGAGCCCGGGCGAAATGGGCGACTACGACATTTACTCTAACGGTCCTGACGGCGAACCGGGTACAGATGATGACATCGGTACATGGAACGTAAACGAATACCTGTAACGACTACGTGCATGAAACAGCCCCGGCATACATTACAGCGGCATTTGCAGTGCGGGTTTACGTTACTCGAACTGATGCTGGTAATGGCATTAATGGGGCTGGCTGCCACTTATGTGGTATTCAATGTTTTTACTGTCAGTCAGTCTGATCAATTAAAAAAAGAAGCTCAGCGCCTGCAAGTGCTGGTTGATATGGCCAGCGACTATGCAGTACTGAACCAGCGCCAGTTGGGATTACGCATCGGGCAGGCGGATCATGAATACTATTTTGTGTTTCTGAACGACGAAGACGAATGGCAAAAAATCGATGATGAGAAGCTGTACGCGCCTCATACCCTCGCGGAACCTTTCACCTTTGCACTGAACCTGGACGATCTTCCCTGGGATACAGAAGATCAGTTATTCGACCGTGAAGTATTCGATGAAAATTTCTCACTGGATGACGCCGGTGTGGAAATCGGAAACGAGGAAGATAAAAAGTTGCCGCCTCCGCAGGTTCTGATTATGTCCAGTGGTGAAGTCACGCCGTTTACCCTGGTGTTCAGCTATGAACCCTCATTCAGCACCGACGCACCGGCGTATTTTCAGTTATTAAATCAGGATGTGCCGCCGCTTACGCTTAATGGTCCGCTGGAGCAGCCACCAGAATGATTACACCGGTAAAACAACGGGGTATGACCCTGTTTGAAGTTATGGCGGCGCTGGTGATTTTTGCACTGGCCGGTACTGCGGTAATGAAATCAGCAGCGGAACATCTGAGCAGCGTGAGCAGAGTGGAAGAAACCACTTTTGCTACCTGGGTGGCCAATAACCGCTTAAATGAAATGAAACTCACCGGCAAATGGCCGCCTGCGAATAACGCTAAAGGCACCATGGATATGGCGGATCGTACCTGGTACTGGCAGCAGAAAGTTACCAAAACCACTGATAACGATTTACGTGCCGTTGAAGTCACCGTCGGGCTGGACGATCAATACGAATTTTTTGAAACCTCGGTGACCACCTTTGTGGCAAAACCTGCTGAAATTGCAGCAACAGCCGGATCATCAAACTCCCGCGCCAACGGAACCAGCGGAACCAGCAGCGCCTCAGACGATGATAACGGGACACCATGATGCAACGGGGATTCACGCTGGTTGAAATACTCATTGCCATCGCTATCTTTGCCTTTATCGGCGTGGCGTCTACGGCAGTGCTGACCACGGTTATCGACAGCGATGAACTGTCTTCTGCCCGGTTCGAAAAGTTTCAGCGCCTGCAACGCGCTGTCACCACCATCGAGCGGGATATGCAGCAGGCTGTGCCGCGGGCAGTACGCACCGACGGTCAGGCAAACACCATTGTTATGCGTGGCGGTGAGTCAGATGAAAGCGATAATGACGGCCTCGCTTTTGTGCGCAGCGGCTGGCAAAACCCGCAAATGATGTTGCCGCGAAGCACTCTGCAGGCCGTGGCCTACCGTGTAAGAGACGGCAAACTGGAACGGCTGTACACCAATTACGTGGATAATGTAGTGGGCACAGAGCCGAAAGTGCGCGTGCTGCTGGAAGATATCAGCGAATTTAAAATTGAATTTATTGCCGATATTGATGAAGAAGAAAACTCCCTGTCAGACAACGACGAACTGAACTGGCGTGAGAGTTTTGTCGGAGCCACCCTGCCCAAAGCCATCGCGTTTGAATTTGTCAGCGATGATTTTGGCCGCATCCGCCGTGAATTTACCCTCAGCGGAGCCAGCTTATGAAGGGGCTTCAAAAGCAGCGTGGCGTAGCACTTATCATCGTATTTATGATTGTCGCTATCGTCGTGGTTATAGCTACAGACATGGGCTCCCGCCTGCAAATACAAATTCAGCGGGCTGCTAACTTAAAAGATAACAATCAGGCTTACTGGTATGCCATGGGAGCAGAAGCCTTTGCCCGCAAGTCGATTAAAACCATTTTTGATGAAACCGGCGATAAAATTGTCATTACCCAGCCCTGGTCGCAAAAATTTGCTTATCCGCTCGACAATGGCGGCATTGAGGCGCAGCTGGAGGACGCCCAAAGCTGCTTCAACCTGAATGCGCTGGGTGAAAGTGACGATAACAACAATCAGAGCAGTGCGACGCAAACAACTGAAGTCATGGAAGCTTTCGGTCGTATGCTCGAGGCCACCGGAGATAACATCGACAATTACACCGCAGAAACTGTCCGCGACAGTCTGGCTGACTGGCTCGACAGCGATTCACGCATGCGTACCTACGGTGCTGAAGACAGTGAATATGAAAGTCGTGAGCATCCTTATCTGGCTGCCAACAGCTTAATGACCAATCAATCGGAGCTGAGGCTTATAAACGGTGTCAGCCCGGTGTGGTTAAATGCTATTCTGCCTCTTGTGTGCGTGCTGCCGGAAGATACCGCTCTGGCTATCAATGTGAATACGCTCACAGAAGAGCGGGCGGCTATTCTGGCGGGACTCACCGGACTGGATATGTCTCAGGCCACCAGCCTTATCAGCAGCCGGCCACAGGATGGCTGGGCCGACGTTGACAGTTTTCTGGGTGAGCCCGTGCTGGCGGCACTGGATTTAAGTGATGAACAGCGGAGCTGGTTCACCGTGACCACCGGATATTTTATTTTGCATACGAAGACCAGCTACAATAAAGCCACTTTTTCGCTCAGTACGCTGTTTAAAGCTCAGGGTGGAGAGAACGTAAGCGTTATCCGACGTGAATTTGGAGGAGTAAAGTAATGGAACAATTACTGGTCAGGCTGGGCTCCCGGCATGAAGATCCGGTGCAGTGGCTGGTATGGTCGGGCGGTGAACAGGAGATCATTGCGTCCGGCGAATTACCTGATGCCTCGCAACTTACCACCCTGAAGGAACGCGCAGGCCAACGTGCCGTTATTGCTCTGGCACCTGCCAGTGACGTGTTATTGCGTTGGGTGACACTTCCTCCCCGCGCCAGCCGTAAAGTACTCACCGCAATCCCTTTCATGCTGGAAGATGAGCTGGCACAGGATATCCACAAACAGTTTTTTGCCATGGGTCCGAAAAAAGGTGACCAGCAGGCAGTTGCTGTTGTCAGCCGTGAGAAAATGGATGAATGGCAACAATGGCTGAGTGACGCAGGGTTATTTTGCGACAAACTCATTCCTGATGTTCTGGCTGTACCCCATACGCCGGGTGCCTGGAGCGTACTGACTATCGGTGATGCATTGCTGGTCCGTGAAGACGAATGGCAGGGGATGCAGGGGGAACTGAGCTGGTTGCTTCCGGCGTTCGCAAGCCAGTTACGTCGTTCAGATACCCTGGTGCCGGTGAAAAACTATTCCGACATCGATTTAGTCTCAGTACCAAATGCAGATATCCAGCAAACAGAGCTGGAATTGCCCATGCACATACTGGCAACGGAAGCCGTTAAGACAGACTTTAATCTGTTTCAGGGCGATTACCGCATTAAACGTAAAAAGGCCGGTCAGTGGCATCAGTGGCGGGTCGCCGCAGTACTGGCGGTTGTCGCTCTTACCACCAGCCTCATTGACAAAGGCGTGAGTATTTATCAGCTCAAGCAGGAAAATGCCCGCCTGAGTGCACAAATCGATCAGGTTGTTAAGGCCGGATTTCCCGGGCTGGGTCCTTACCGGGATCTCAGGCTGAAGATCCGCAGTGAAATGGCATCAATGGAACAGGGAGGCGGTGGCGCTTCCATGCTGGTGATGATGGATCAGCTCACTAATGCGTTCTCCTCATCACAAATCAAACCGCAAACGTTGCGTTTTGATGCCTCAAGAACGGAAATCCGTATGCAGGCACAGGGCAGAAATTTTGAGTCGCTGGAGCAGTTCCGCAGGCAGGCTGAGACCGCCGGATTCGAAATAGAGCAGGGTGCAATTAATAACCGCGATGATATGGTCATCGGTACAGTCGCGATACGGGGTTGATCATGAAGTTAATGGATAAATACCGTGCATTGAGTGAGCGTGAGCAGCGCCTGGTGATCATTACCGGTGTGGTCATGATTATCGCAATGTTCTACTGGCTGATCTGGCAACCCTTATCTGACGGATTAGCGCAGGAGAAAGCCCGTCTTGATAACCAGCAGGAGTTGCTGCTGTGGGTGCAGGAGAATGCAAACCGTGCACAACAACTTCGTCGCAGCGGCGGGATTAAAACCTTCAATGGCTCACTGCCACAGGCGGTCAATACTACCTCGGCCCGTTTTAAAATCGCCATAGCCCGTATGCAGCCCCAGGACGAACAGATTCAGGTGACGGTGGATGAAGCGCCGTTCAATGATGTGCTGGCATGGCTGCAGACCATGGAAGAAATGGGGATCCTCATTCTTCAGGCAGATCTGGCCGAAGGGAACGCCCCCGGCATGATCCGCATTCGTCGACTGCAATTGGGTAAATAATGAAATCGAAAATACTCTGGACCCTCGCCGCTGTTTTTGTGTTTCTTTTCTTTGTGGTGGCTTACATGCCCGCCGTCCACCTTATACAGAGTCAGACACTCCCTAAAGGCGTAAAGATTTATGGTGTCAGCGGTACTGTCTGGCACGGTAAAGCGCAGGCGGTGGTTGTAGAAGGCATTCCGGTAACCAACGTGGAATGGGATATTGCGGGCTTACCCATGCTGATTGGCAGCGTGCACGCCGATATTAAAGGCGGCAATTTACGTGATTCCGACGAAGTGTCGTTTAAAGGCGAACTGCGCACCAGCCTGCTGAATCCTGAAACCGTGGAGTCGGACGACTTTTTGCTGTTTCTGCCGGTAGACCGTGTGTTAGCGGAAGTGCAACTGCCACTGCCGGTTAACGCCGGCGGCCGGTTCAGAGCCAGAGTCGAAGCCTTATCGTTCGGCCCCGACTGCAATGAACTCACAGGCTTCGGCGACTGGCTGAATGCCACTGTAGCCGGCACCCGAGGCCCCATCGACTTTGGTAACTATTCCGCACAGCTACGCTGCGTAGGGAAAGGTATCGGTATTACCGTTAAAGAGCCCAACATGCTGGGTCTCTCTCTGGATGCGATCCTGGAACAGGGTTTTTCAAACTTCTCAATTAAAGGCAAGTTTAAACCCGACCCGTCATTACCTGAAGAAGTGCATCAGGCCGCAGCCATTTTCGGCGCGCCCGGTCCTGACGGGTATACTGAAATTCAGCTTTAAGCTGTTTAAAAAGCAAGGCCCCGGACGTCACATGACTCCGGGGCTAATTCATATTCAGGCCTGATTTTTGGCCGTCAAACTGGTCTATTCAGCGATGAATATCGTTTTTTCGTTAACGAATTCACGCATACCGAATCCGCCGTGTTCACGGCCGTAACCGCTGTCTTTCACACCGCCAAATGGCAGGTTAGGCTGTGCCAGTGAATAACCATTAATGTTCACCATACCCGTATCGAACTCTTCACGGGCCAACCGGATAGCTTTCTCTTTATCCGTGGTGAAGATACCGCCGCCCAGGCCGTAACGGGAGTCATTGGCAATGCGCATGGCATCCGCATCGTTTTTCGCACGGATAAATGATGCCACAGGGCCAAACAGTTCATCATCATACGCTGGCATGCCCGGTTTGATATTTTCCAGAATAGTGACGGGATAGAACCAACCCGTGGAGTCAGGGATTTCGCCGCCTAATGTGACCGTGGCACCGTTTTTCACTGACTCCTCAACCTGCTCGTGCAACTTGTCACGCAAATCTTCACGGGCCATTGGGCCAAGATCGGTTTCAGGATCGGTGGGGTCGCCCACTTTCAACGCTTTAAATGCAGCGACGAATTTCTCACGGAAATCGTCATAAACACTGTCGACAATGATAAAACGCTTAGCCGCCACACACGTCTCGCCGTTATTAACGATTCGCCCCTGAACACAGGCTTCCACCGCGGTATCGATATCAGCATCAGATAACACCACAAAGGCATCGTTACTACCCAGTTCCAGCACGGTTTTTTTCGACAGACCGGCTGCGGTTTCTGCAACAGTTTTACCTACGTTATCGCTGCCAGTGAAAGTCACGCCGCGCACCTTATCGTGCTCAATGAGCTTGCTGGCAGTTTTGCCGTCAATCAGTAATGACTGGTACACATTTTCCGGAAAACCGGCGTCCAGATACAGTTTCTCAATAAACTCTGCCATGCCAAACACATTGGCGGCATGCTTCATCACCGTTGTATTGCCCGCCATCACATTGGCTGCGCTGTAACGGATGACCTGATAAAGGGGGAAGTTCCAGGGCTGAATACCCAGAATAACGCCAATCGGCTGATAGGTAATAATGGCGCTGCCACCGTCATATACCCGGTTTTCATCTTCCAGCACCTTTTCGCCGTTTTCAGCGGTGTAGCGACAAATAGAAGCACAGAGCGCAATTTCCTGCTTACCGTGTTCAGTCACCTTACCCATTTCTTTGGTCATCAAATCAAGAATGGTGTCCGCGTTATTCTCAATCTGATCAGCGAGGTTATTCATCAATTTAGCCCGCTCGTCGAAACTGGTCTTCTTCCATGACAGAAAGGCTTCATGGGCATTATCAACGGCTTGATTCGCGTCCGCTTCGGACATCAGCGTATATTCGGCAACGGTTTCTTCTGTTGCAGGATTAATCGTTTGTACTTTATCAGACATGCTCTGTCTCCTGTTTTCAACATGGACAGAAGGCGGTGCAAAGGTGAGGCCAGGGAAAGATTAAATTATTAAATTGATTTATTTTCAGCCAGTTAGCGTTTAGGGAGAGGCAATCATCATCAAAGGCAAGTGATAAGCAATTATCAGATAAGGAATTTTTTTCACATCCGTTTAAGTAAACTTTCCAGCGGTTTATTACGCAGAAAACAAATCTGGGTAATTGAACTTCGCCATGGCCAGTGTGATAGCAAGTTCGTAAACACTCTGGCGGGTGGCGAGGTGGTTGGTGAGCAGACCGATTGCCCCGCCTTTCTGTTTAATGTTGTCCGTATCAAACAGCTTATCCATCAACGGGCCCAATTCTTCACCGGCCTCTAGTGCAGTGAAGACTGACGGAGGCAAAGGCAGGTTTGCACTGCGTCCCACAGACCAGATGCCCTGATGATAAATGGCAACAAAAGCAAACGTGGCCGGGCCGTCGTCAAACATATCGACACCGCCTTCAATGGCGATGAACCAGTCCTGCGCTTTTGACCGCTCGTCCGCTTCAGCGAGACAGGCTTTGACCCTGTTTACAGCACCGTCGCGGGTTTGCGCAGTATTTATGGGCTGGTCCGGCACACCACTTGGCACATTCACGCCAATAGCTTCAAGGGCAGGCAATTGCAGGGATAAACTCAACGCATTACGGGCTGCATTCAGTTTTACCGGATTTTTCGAACCCACAATGCAAACCGTCATGTTATTTCTCCACCGGAAACTGGCGAATTTCGTCCAGCAAGGTGCGGTAATCGGTTACGGCTGGGAATGCTTCAATGTCACGAACAGGTTGCTGACTGTCGGGATTACTCACGGCCAGCAGGTGGCTGATCCCGAACTTTTTCGCCGCCTGCAAAATAGTGATGCTGTCATCGACAAATAATGTGCGGGCGGGATCAAACTGTAATCTGGCCTGAAGCTGCTTCCATAAATTCTGAGACTCCTTCGTCACACCAAACTCATGGGTACTGATCAACGTATCAATGTGAGCATCCAGCCGCGTATGTTCCACCTTCAATGAAAGACTGTCCGGATGAGCATTGGTTACCAGCACCACATTCCGGCCGGTTTCATGAAGGGCATCAAGGAAAGGCAGTGTATCATCGCGCATGGAAATTAAGTGCTCAACTTCCCGTTTGGCAGCCATAATGTCCATGTTTAACTGCTCAGCCCAGTAATCCAGACAATACCATTGGATCTGCCCCATGACACGCTGATAATGCGCCATCATTGTGGCTTTGCACTCTTCAACGGGCTTTCCGCTCCGTTCAGCGATTTTCTTTGGTAAATGTTCGATCCAAAAGTGATTATCGAAGTGTAAATCCAGTAAGGTTCCGTCCATGTCGAGCAGAACTGTGTCGATTTCACTCCAGGGTAGAAATGGCAAGCGATTTTCCTTCAAATACATTAAGCTTAAGCATTGGTTGTCATCATAACGAAAGTTGTAACGGATAAACATGAGTAAAATCGATCCCGCCAAAACATTGCCGCAAATCAAACACCGGGAAATTGTTGCCCGCAGTCGTTTATTTAAAGTCGAAAGGCTGGATCTTACTTTCTCAAACGGTGCCGAGCGTCAGTTCGAGCGCATGGCTGGTAGCGGCCGTGGCGCTGTGATGATTGTGCCGATGTTAGATGACAATACTATGGTGCTTATCCGCGAATATGCTGCGGGCACACATACCTACGAGCTGGGTTTTCCGAAGGGTCTTATTGATCCGGGTGAAACCCCCGTTGAGGCAGCAAACCGTGAGCTCCAGGAAGAAGCAGGTTACGCCGCCCGCGACCTGAACGTAATTCATACCGTCAGCATGGCCCCTACATTTTTCAATGCAGAAATGACCATTGTTCTCGCCAGGGATTTATATCCGCAAACACTTGAAGGTGATGAACCGGAGCCGCTGGAGGTGGTCAACTGGCCTCTCAGCCAGGCAGATGAACTTCTCGGCCGGGAAGATTTCAAAGAAGCCCGCTGCGTCGCCGCCTTGTTCTTAGCTC encodes the following:
- the gspG gene encoding type II secretion system major pseudopilin GspG translates to MRRHAGFTLIEVMIVLVIIGIIASMVLPNVIGNQEIAQKKKAAVDIQQLEGAIAMYKMQANRFPTTEQGLEALVQAPTIEPIPKNYPKGGIIQRLPEDPWGNPYQFMSPGEMGDYDIYSNGPDGEPGTDDDIGTWNVNEYL
- the gspM gene encoding type II secretion system protein GspM codes for the protein MMKLMDKYRALSEREQRLVIITGVVMIIAMFYWLIWQPLSDGLAQEKARLDNQQELLLWVQENANRAQQLRRSGGIKTFNGSLPQAVNTTSARFKIAIARMQPQDEQIQVTVDEAPFNDVLAWLQTMEEMGILILQADLAEGNAPGMIRIRRLQLGK
- a CDS encoding NAD-dependent succinate-semialdehyde dehydrogenase, which codes for MSDKVQTINPATEETVAEYTLMSEADANQAVDNAHEAFLSWKKTSFDERAKLMNNLADQIENNADTILDLMTKEMGKVTEHGKQEIALCASICRYTAENGEKVLEDENRVYDGGSAIITYQPIGVILGIQPWNFPLYQVIRYSAANVMAGNTTVMKHAANVFGMAEFIEKLYLDAGFPENVYQSLLIDGKTASKLIEHDKVRGVTFTGSDNVGKTVAETAAGLSKKTVLELGSNDAFVVLSDADIDTAVEACVQGRIVNNGETCVAAKRFIIVDSVYDDFREKFVAAFKALKVGDPTDPETDLGPMAREDLRDKLHEQVEESVKNGATVTLGGEIPDSTGWFYPVTILENIKPGMPAYDDELFGPVASFIRAKNDADAMRIANDSRYGLGGGIFTTDKEKAIRLAREEFDTGMVNINGYSLAQPNLPFGGVKDSGYGREHGGFGMREFVNEKTIFIAE
- the yjjX gene encoding inosine/xanthosine triphosphatase, producing MTVCIVGSKNPVKLNAARNALSLSLQLPALEAIGVNVPSGVPDQPINTAQTRDGAVNRVKACLAEADERSKAQDWFIAIEGGVDMFDDGPATFAFVAIYHQGIWSVGRSANLPLPPSVFTALEAGEELGPLMDKLFDTDNIKQKGGAIGLLTNHLATRQSVYELAITLAMAKFNYPDLFSA
- the gspH gene encoding type II secretion system minor pseudopilin GspH, whose protein sequence is MKQPRHTLQRHLQCGFTLLELMLVMALMGLAATYVVFNVFTVSQSDQLKKEAQRLQVLVDMASDYAVLNQRQLGLRIGQADHEYYFVFLNDEDEWQKIDDEKLYAPHTLAEPFTFALNLDDLPWDTEDQLFDREVFDENFSLDDAGVEIGNEEDKKLPPPQVLIMSSGEVTPFTLVFSYEPSFSTDAPAYFQLLNQDVPPLTLNGPLEQPPE
- the gspJ gene encoding type II secretion system minor pseudopilin GspJ: MQRGFTLVEILIAIAIFAFIGVASTAVLTTVIDSDELSSARFEKFQRLQRAVTTIERDMQQAVPRAVRTDGQANTIVMRGGESDESDNDGLAFVRSGWQNPQMMLPRSTLQAVAYRVRDGKLERLYTNYVDNVVGTEPKVRVLLEDISEFKIEFIADIDEEENSLSDNDELNWRESFVGATLPKAIAFEFVSDDFGRIRREFTLSGASL
- the nudE gene encoding ADP compounds hydrolase NudE, producing the protein MSKIDPAKTLPQIKHREIVARSRLFKVERLDLTFSNGAERQFERMAGSGRGAVMIVPMLDDNTMVLIREYAAGTHTYELGFPKGLIDPGETPVEAANRELQEEAGYAARDLNVIHTVSMAPTFFNAEMTIVLARDLYPQTLEGDEPEPLEVVNWPLSQADELLGREDFKEARCVAALFLAQKWLKEQ
- the gspF gene encoding type II secretion system inner membrane protein GspF; this encodes MAAFSYKAVNASGRNKQGVLEGDNARQVRQQLREKGLIPLEVELVAEKSGGKSQGFSLFRPRISAADLSLITRQLSTLIESALPIEEALLAVAEQSEKPRHKNMMMAVRSKVVEGHGLADAMNQFPGVFDELYRAMVAAGEKSGHLDVVLNRLADYTERRQQTRSQITQALVYPSIMLVFAIGVISLLLTIVVPKIVGNFTNMGQELPAITQFLIDLSEWMQSYGLIVLLLIFILIAAGNRLVQQPAMKLKYHQLILRLPVVGKVSKSLNTARFARTLSILTSSAVPLLEAMRISADVLQNQHIKNQINEAAVNVKEGSSLRAALDNTRMFPPMMMHMIASGEKSGELQQMLGRAADNQEREFETQVSISLKIFEPMLIVVMALVVLFIVMAILQPILAMNKMVNI
- the gspK gene encoding type II secretion system minor pseudopilin GspK — encoded protein: MKGLQKQRGVALIIVFMIVAIVVVIATDMGSRLQIQIQRAANLKDNNQAYWYAMGAEAFARKSIKTIFDETGDKIVITQPWSQKFAYPLDNGGIEAQLEDAQSCFNLNALGESDDNNNQSSATQTTEVMEAFGRMLEATGDNIDNYTAETVRDSLADWLDSDSRMRTYGAEDSEYESREHPYLAANSLMTNQSELRLINGVSPVWLNAILPLVCVLPEDTALAINVNTLTEERAAILAGLTGLDMSQATSLISSRPQDGWADVDSFLGEPVLAALDLSDEQRSWFTVTTGYFILHTKTSYNKATFSLSTLFKAQGGENVSVIRREFGGVK
- the gspL gene encoding type II secretion system protein GspL, which encodes MEQLLVRLGSRHEDPVQWLVWSGGEQEIIASGELPDASQLTTLKERAGQRAVIALAPASDVLLRWVTLPPRASRKVLTAIPFMLEDELAQDIHKQFFAMGPKKGDQQAVAVVSREKMDEWQQWLSDAGLFCDKLIPDVLAVPHTPGAWSVLTIGDALLVREDEWQGMQGELSWLLPAFASQLRRSDTLVPVKNYSDIDLVSVPNADIQQTELELPMHILATEAVKTDFNLFQGDYRIKRKKAGQWHQWRVAAVLAVVALTTSLIDKGVSIYQLKQENARLSAQIDQVVKAGFPGLGPYRDLRLKIRSEMASMEQGGGGASMLVMMDQLTNAFSSSQIKPQTLRFDASRTEIRMQAQGRNFESLEQFRRQAETAGFEIEQGAINNRDDMVIGTVAIRG
- a CDS encoding type II secretion system protein N, which encodes MKSKILWTLAAVFVFLFFVVAYMPAVHLIQSQTLPKGVKIYGVSGTVWHGKAQAVVVEGIPVTNVEWDIAGLPMLIGSVHADIKGGNLRDSDEVSFKGELRTSLLNPETVESDDFLLFLPVDRVLAEVQLPLPVNAGGRFRARVEALSFGPDCNELTGFGDWLNATVAGTRGPIDFGNYSAQLRCVGKGIGITVKEPNMLGLSLDAILEQGFSNFSIKGKFKPDPSLPEEVHQAAAIFGAPGPDGYTEIQL
- the yrfG gene encoding GMP/IMP nucleotidase — translated: MPFLPWSEIDTVLLDMDGTLLDLHFDNHFWIEHLPKKIAERSGKPVEECKATMMAHYQRVMGQIQWYCLDYWAEQLNMDIMAAKREVEHLISMRDDTLPFLDALHETGRNVVLVTNAHPDSLSLKVEHTRLDAHIDTLISTHEFGVTKESQNLWKQLQARLQFDPARTLFVDDSITILQAAKKFGISHLLAVSNPDSQQPVRDIEAFPAVTDYRTLLDEIRQFPVEK